From Zhongshania aliphaticivorans, one genomic window encodes:
- a CDS encoding SDR family NAD(P)-dependent oxidoreductase, whose translation MAGILEKLQNMFRGASIAEPVDLQHRHFIVTGCATGSLGFATALQLLAQGAVVSVTVRNNSEAIAAALREQLAARFHQNIHAFDLDLSQFSSVETFVRAYEATSLGLDVLINNAGIHLDLMSRWTSPQLSADGFEIQWRVNYLGTAHLTYRLLPLLKTSAAISGDSRVVTVVSQLHSRGLNAEFFTPQRPYNSWNAYGQSKLALVHLTRSIDAHFAQHGISSYCLHPGAVYTNVAGKGLADTGLIEKVRSALAPIEKLFLKTASQGAQTQIHCATAATAILNSGGYYSDLQLGVASTEADDADVAERLWGNVQRWVTEVSKVKSRQAIAERRHASRLGLK comes from the coding sequence ATGGCAGGGATCTTAGAAAAACTACAGAATATGTTTAGGGGTGCTAGCATCGCTGAGCCCGTGGATTTGCAGCATCGACATTTTATTGTGACTGGTTGCGCCACGGGTTCCTTAGGCTTTGCCACGGCCTTGCAGTTACTCGCGCAGGGCGCGGTGGTCTCGGTAACGGTACGCAATAATAGTGAGGCAATTGCGGCAGCGTTGCGCGAGCAGTTGGCTGCTCGCTTCCATCAAAATATTCACGCTTTTGATTTGGATTTGTCGCAGTTCAGCTCGGTCGAAACTTTTGTGCGAGCCTACGAAGCCACGTCCTTAGGGTTAGATGTGCTCATTAATAATGCGGGTATTCATCTCGATCTGATGTCGAGGTGGACGTCGCCACAGCTTAGCGCTGATGGCTTTGAAATTCAGTGGCGGGTTAATTACTTGGGCACAGCGCATCTTACATACCGTCTACTGCCGCTGCTCAAAACGTCGGCGGCTATTTCTGGCGACAGCCGCGTAGTGACCGTGGTTTCGCAGCTGCATAGCAGAGGTCTTAATGCCGAGTTTTTTACGCCGCAGCGGCCGTATAATTCTTGGAATGCTTACGGGCAATCCAAATTGGCATTGGTGCATTTAACGCGCAGCATAGACGCACACTTCGCACAACACGGCATTAGCAGCTATTGCCTGCATCCCGGTGCGGTATACACCAATGTGGCAGGCAAAGGTCTTGCCGACACCGGGCTTATCGAAAAAGTGCGCAGCGCCTTAGCGCCCATCGAAAAGCTATTTTTGAAAACGGCAAGCCAGGGCGCGCAAACCCAAATTCACTGCGCTACCGCCGCGACGGCAATATTGAACTCTGGGGGCTATTATAGTGATCTGCAGCTTGGGGTGGCGAGTACCGAAGCCGATGACGCCGACGTTGCAGAGCGTTTATGGGGCAATGTGCAGCGCTGGGTGACTGAGGTGAGCAAGGTTAAATCTAGGCAGGCCATTGCTGAGAGGCGCCATGCGAGTCGCCTGGGGCTTAAATAA